One Pyrus communis chromosome 4, drPyrComm1.1, whole genome shotgun sequence genomic region harbors:
- the LOC137732001 gene encoding binding partner of ACD11 1-like produces the protein MVGYLFKKRATLLTRCPVTTRNTAHSQSRGLVSTNTTTSSSSDTLDPETSTELRFLEKMNSGGYAVEVTGLSPKATEKDVYDFFAFSGSIDHVEIVRSGECACTAYVTFKDSYSQETACLLSGATIIDQAVCITRWGHYQDEFDFWNRPQHEVETDSTPSHGSQNVPSAGQVVSVAQEAVLTMLAKGFVLGKDALAKAKSLDESHQVSASATARVTELSQRIGLTDKIYAGVGAVKSVDERYHVSEITKSAISETGRKATEAANAVVNSSYFSKGALWVSDALNRAAKAAADLGNQNVKQ, from the exons ATGGTTGGTTACTTGTTCAAAAAGCGAGCAACATTGCTGACTCGCTGCCCAGTAACGACACGCAACACCGCGCACTCACAGAGTCGTGGCCTGGTCTCTACGAACACTACAACTTCCTCCTCCTCTGATACACTCGATCCCGAAACATCTACTGAGCTCAG ATTTTTGGAGAAGATGAATTCTGGTGGATACGCCGTTGAAGTTACGGGTCTGTCTCCGAAAGCAACAGAGAAAGATGTCTACGATTTCTTCGCCTTCTCTGGTTCCATCGACCATGTCGAAATCGTCAG ATCGGGTGAATGTGCATGCACTGCCTATGTGACGTTCAAAGATTCGTATTCTCAGGAGACTGCTTGCTTGCTCAGT GGTGCCACAATTATTGATCAAGCTGTGTGCATAACACGCTGGGGGCACTATCAAGATGAATTTGATTTTTGGAACAGGCCTCAGCATGAAGTGGAAACTGATTCAACt CCTTCACATGGAAGCCAGAATGTTCCTAGTGCTGGACAAGTGGTGAGTGTGGCCCAGGAAGCAGTCTTGACCATGTTGGCCAAGGGATTTGTGCTCGGAAAAGATGCATTAGCCAAGGCGAAATCATTGGATGAGTCTCATCAAGTTTCGGCAAGTGCAACAGCTAGGGTGACTGAACTGAGCCAGAGAATTGGCCTAACCGATAAGATTTACGCAGGGGTTGGAGCTGTGAAGTCAGTGGATGAGAGGTATCATGTGTCAGAGATCACCAAATCAGCCATATCAGAGACGGGAAGAAAAGCCACAGAAGCTGCGAACGCTGTGGTGAATAGTAGCTACTTTTCTAAGGGAGCTCTTTGGGTGTCGGATGCTCTAAACCGAGCGGCTAAAGCTGCTGCTGATTTGGGAAATCAGAATGTTAAGCAGTGA
- the LOC137731018 gene encoding sucrose transport protein SUC3-like isoform X1 encodes MAGRTDSESIRVPYRNLRRDAEVEMMATDEPHHHIDLNSPTSSSPRVPNGSGPPGQPGHKHNTLLTLVLSCTVAAGVQFGWALQLSLLTPYIQTLGIGHAFSSFIWLCGPITGLVVQPCVGIWSDKCSLKLGRRRPFILAGSLMISVSVVLIGFSADVGYLLGDTKEHCSTFKGTRTRAAFVFIIGFWLLDLANNTVQGPARALLADLAGPEQRNTANAVFCSWMAVGNILGFSAGASGNWHRWFPFLLSRACCEACGNLKAAFLIAVIFLTLCTLVTMYFAEEVPLTTYQPNPLSDSAPLLDDPQQNGLELSKLKRDKQVIDNANGSRIDYERDINLKEAISKVEEDKNGGFNDGPGAVLVNLLTSLRHLPPAMHSVLIVMALTWLSWFPFFLFDTDWMGREVYHGDPKGNSAKIQAYDQGVREGAFGLLLNSVVLGISSFLIEPMCQRMGARLVWAMSNFIVFACMAGTAIISLISVTEYSKGIEHVIGGNENIRIASLIVFALLGFPLAITYSVPFSVTAELTADAGGGQGLAIGVLNLAIVIPQMIVSLGAGPWDALFGGGNIPAFVLASFAALAGGIIAARRLPNLSSSFKSTGFHFG; translated from the exons ATGGCGGGAAGGACGGACTCGGAGTCCATCCGGGTGCCGTACAGGAACCTGAGGAGGGATGCGGAAGTGGAAATGATGGCGACGGACGAGCCTCATCATCATATCGACCTCAATTCGCCTACGTCGTCCTCCCCTAGGGTTCCAAATGGGAGCGGGCCGCCGGGACAGCCCGGACACAAACACAATACTCTTTTGACTCTCGTTCTCAGCTGCACGGTCGCCGCCGGTGTGCAATTCGGTTGGGCGTTGCAGCTTTCGCTTTTAACTCCTTACATACAG ACTCTCGGAATAGGGCatgcattttcttcatttatttgGCTTTGTGGCCCTATTACAGGCCTTGTG gttCAACCTTGTGTTGGTATTTGGAGTGACAAATGCTCTTTAAAATTGGGAAGAAGACGCCCTTTCATTCTTGCAGGATCTCTCATGATTTCAGTTTCC GTGGTGTTAATCGGGTTTTCTGCAGACGTTGGATACTTATTAGGAGATACAAAGGAGCATTGCAG CACATTCAAAGGTACCCGGACAAGGGCAGCCTTTGTCTTTATTATTGGATTTTGGTTGCTGGATCTTGCCAACAATACAGTGCAG GGACCAGCTCGTGCTCTTCTGGCTGATCTAGCAG GCCCTGAGCAACGTAATACTGCAAATGCTGTGTTTTGCTCATGGATGGCCGTTGGTAACATCCTAGGATTTTCTGCTGGTGCAAGTGGAAATTGGCACAG ATGGTTTCCTTTCCTTCTGAGTAGAGCTTGCTGTGAAGCCTGTGGAAATCTTAAAGCAGCATTTCTTATTGCAGTG ATCTTTCTCACTTTGTGTACACTTGTTACAATGTATTTTGCTGAGGAGGTTCCGCTCACTACGTATCAACCGAACCCTTTATCAGATTCTGCTCCTTTATTGGATGATCCCCAACAAAATGGTCTTGAGCTTTCTAAGTTGAAGCGTGATAAGCAAGTTATCGATAATGCAAATGGAAGCAGAATTGACTATGAAAGGGATATAAATCTGAAGGAGGCCATCTCAAAAGTTGAGGAAGATAAGAATGGTGGTTTTAATGACGGACCTGGAGCAGTGTTAGTCAATCTGTTGACCAGTTTAAGGCATTTACCACCAGCAATGCATTCAGTGCTAATTGTTATGGCTCTTACATGG TTATCCTGGTTTCCATTCTTTCTTTTTGATACGGATTGGATGGGTAGGGAAGTATATCATGGGGATCCGAAAGGGAACTCAGCCAAAATACAAGCTTATGATCAGGGTGTCAGAGAAGGTGCATTCGGTTTATTATTGAATTCA GTTGTTCTTGGCATCAGTTCTTTCCTAATTGAGCCAATGTGCCAGCGGATGGGTGCAAGACTAGTGTGGGCAATGAGCAATTTTATTGTGTTTGCCTGCATGGCAGGCACCGCTATCATAAGTTTAATATCTGTTACAGAGTATTCTAAAGGGATTGAACATGTAATTGGGGGGAATGAAAATATCAGGATTGCTTCCCTGATTGTTTTTGCTCTTCTTGGCTTCCCACTTGCT ATTACCTACAGCGTTCCCTTTTCCGTTACAGCCGAGTTGACTGCCGATGCCGGTGGTGGCCAag GACTGGCTATTGGAGTTTTGAATCTTGCAATTGTTATTCCACAG ATGATTGTGTCTCTTGGTGCGGGGCCATGGGATGCTTTATTTGGGGGAGGAAATATACCTGCCTTTGTTTTGGCCTCCTTCGCTGCCCTTGCTGGCGGCATTATCGCAGCTCGCAGACTACCAAATCTTTCGAGTTCCTTCAAGTCAACCGGTTTTCATTTTGGGTAA
- the LOC137730448 gene encoding transcription factor PRE6-like produces the protein MSSRRSSRSRQSSSRNNNSISDDQITDLVSKLQQLLPEIRPRRSNKASASKVLQETCNYIRNLHREVDDLSERLSELLATTDMDNDQAAIIRSLLM, from the exons ATGTCGAGCAGAAGATCCTCTCGGTCGAGGCAGTCGTCGAGCAGGAACAACAACAGTATCAGTGATGACCAGATCACTGATCTCGTATCCAAGTTACAGCAGCTTCTTCCTGAGATTCGCCCTAGGCGTTCCAACAAG GCGTCGGCGTCGAAGGTTTTGCAAGAGACTTGCAAttatattagaaacttacaCAGAGAGGTGGATGACCTAAGTGAGCGCTTATCAGAGCTTTTGGCCACGACCGACATGGATAACGACCAAGCAGCCATTATTAGGAGTTTACTTATGTGa
- the LOC137731018 gene encoding sucrose transport protein SUC3-like isoform X2: MLFKIGKKTPFHSCRISHDFSFHVGYLLGDTKEHCSTFKGTRTRAAFVFIIGFWLLDLANNTVQGPARALLADLAGPEQRNTANAVFCSWMAVGNILGFSAGASGNWHRWFPFLLSRACCEACGNLKAAFLIAVIFLTLCTLVTMYFAEEVPLTTYQPNPLSDSAPLLDDPQQNGLELSKLKRDKQVIDNANGSRIDYERDINLKEAISKVEEDKNGGFNDGPGAVLVNLLTSLRHLPPAMHSVLIVMALTWLSWFPFFLFDTDWMGREVYHGDPKGNSAKIQAYDQGVREGAFGLLLNSVVLGISSFLIEPMCQRMGARLVWAMSNFIVFACMAGTAIISLISVTEYSKGIEHVIGGNENIRIASLIVFALLGFPLAITYSVPFSVTAELTADAGGGQGLAIGVLNLAIVIPQMIVSLGAGPWDALFGGGNIPAFVLASFAALAGGIIAARRLPNLSSSFKSTGFHFG, encoded by the exons ATGCTCTTTAAAATTGGGAAGAAGACGCCCTTTCATTCTTGCAGGATCTCTCATGATTTCAGTTTCC ACGTTGGATACTTATTAGGAGATACAAAGGAGCATTGCAG CACATTCAAAGGTACCCGGACAAGGGCAGCCTTTGTCTTTATTATTGGATTTTGGTTGCTGGATCTTGCCAACAATACAGTGCAG GGACCAGCTCGTGCTCTTCTGGCTGATCTAGCAG GCCCTGAGCAACGTAATACTGCAAATGCTGTGTTTTGCTCATGGATGGCCGTTGGTAACATCCTAGGATTTTCTGCTGGTGCAAGTGGAAATTGGCACAG ATGGTTTCCTTTCCTTCTGAGTAGAGCTTGCTGTGAAGCCTGTGGAAATCTTAAAGCAGCATTTCTTATTGCAGTG ATCTTTCTCACTTTGTGTACACTTGTTACAATGTATTTTGCTGAGGAGGTTCCGCTCACTACGTATCAACCGAACCCTTTATCAGATTCTGCTCCTTTATTGGATGATCCCCAACAAAATGGTCTTGAGCTTTCTAAGTTGAAGCGTGATAAGCAAGTTATCGATAATGCAAATGGAAGCAGAATTGACTATGAAAGGGATATAAATCTGAAGGAGGCCATCTCAAAAGTTGAGGAAGATAAGAATGGTGGTTTTAATGACGGACCTGGAGCAGTGTTAGTCAATCTGTTGACCAGTTTAAGGCATTTACCACCAGCAATGCATTCAGTGCTAATTGTTATGGCTCTTACATGG TTATCCTGGTTTCCATTCTTTCTTTTTGATACGGATTGGATGGGTAGGGAAGTATATCATGGGGATCCGAAAGGGAACTCAGCCAAAATACAAGCTTATGATCAGGGTGTCAGAGAAGGTGCATTCGGTTTATTATTGAATTCA GTTGTTCTTGGCATCAGTTCTTTCCTAATTGAGCCAATGTGCCAGCGGATGGGTGCAAGACTAGTGTGGGCAATGAGCAATTTTATTGTGTTTGCCTGCATGGCAGGCACCGCTATCATAAGTTTAATATCTGTTACAGAGTATTCTAAAGGGATTGAACATGTAATTGGGGGGAATGAAAATATCAGGATTGCTTCCCTGATTGTTTTTGCTCTTCTTGGCTTCCCACTTGCT ATTACCTACAGCGTTCCCTTTTCCGTTACAGCCGAGTTGACTGCCGATGCCGGTGGTGGCCAag GACTGGCTATTGGAGTTTTGAATCTTGCAATTGTTATTCCACAG ATGATTGTGTCTCTTGGTGCGGGGCCATGGGATGCTTTATTTGGGGGAGGAAATATACCTGCCTTTGTTTTGGCCTCCTTCGCTGCCCTTGCTGGCGGCATTATCGCAGCTCGCAGACTACCAAATCTTTCGAGTTCCTTCAAGTCAACCGGTTTTCATTTTGGGTAA